The stretch of DNA GCCACGCCGGAGGTCACGCCGGGAATCACTTCGAAACGCACGCCTGCGGCGCGCAGTTCCTGCCCCTCTTCACCGCCACGGCCGAAGACAAAGGGATCGCCGCCCTTGAGTCGCACGACGTTGGCGCCGGTCTTCGCCTTTTCGACGATGATCTCGTTGATCTTGTCCTGGGGGACGGTGTGGTCGCCGCCCTTTTTGCCGACGTAAATTTTCTGTGCGCCCTCGCCGGCCCAGGAAACCATTTCGGGATTGGCGAGGTAGTCGTAGACGAGCACGTCGCACTCGGCGATCAGGCGTCGGCACTTGAGGGTCGCCAGCTCGATGTCGCCGGGACCGGCGCCCACGAGATAGACCGTGCCGGGTTTCTTCGAATCACTCACTGGCTGCCTCCTCATAAAGGCGCTCGAGAATTTCCTTGCCGCCGTTCTGGAGAATCCACTCGGCCGCCGCGAGGCCGAGCTTGTCTGCGTACTCTGCCGGGCCCTGCACGCGCTTGCGCACGGGATTGGTTCCATCGACGTCGCAGACCAGCCCCTCGAAAGTAAGCATGTGCCCCTCAAGCGTCGCGTGTCCGGCGATGGGAACCTGGCAGCCGCCTTCGAGCCGGTGAAGAAAGGCGCGTTCAGCGGTGGTCGTCACGCGGGTATGCGCGTCTTCGAGTTTCGCCAGCAGCTCGAGCAGGTGATGGTCGTCCTCGCGCGTCTCAATGGCCAGCGCGCCCTGCCCCACGGCGGGAAGCATCATGTCGGGAATGAGCTCCTCGCTGATGTGCTCGGCCATGCCCAGGCGTCGCAACCCGGCCGCGGCAAGGATGACCGCGTCGAAGGTCCCGTCCTGCATCTTGCCAAGACGCGTCCCGACGCTGCCACGAAGAAAGCCGATTTCGAGATCCGGGCGCGCGAGCTTGAGCTGCGCCTGACGGCGAAGACTGGACGTGCCGATCTTTGCACCTTCGGCGAGGGCGGCGAGCCCCGGCCCCTTGCTGCAGAGCGCGTCGAAGGGGGACTCGCGCTCCGGCACGCAGGCGATGATGAGTCCCGATTCGAGCTCGGCGGGCATGTCCTTCATCGAGTGCACGGCGAAGTCGATCTCGCCGGCCAGCAACTCGGCGTCGATTTCTTTGATGAAGAGCCCCTTGCCCCCCACCTTCGAGAGCGCCACGTCAAGAATTTTGTCGCCGCGGGTCTTGATGATCCGCTCTTCAATTTCGATCTCGG from Chrysiogenia bacterium encodes:
- the hemC gene encoding hydroxymethylbilane synthase; translated protein: MAKKLKLGTRGSPLALAQARWVAERIRGIDPEIEIEERIIKTRGDKILDVALSKVGGKGLFIKEIDAELLAGEIDFAVHSMKDMPAELESGLIIACVPERESPFDALCSKGPGLAALAEGAKIGTSSLRRQAQLKLARPDLEIGFLRGSVGTRLGKMQDGTFDAVILAAAGLRRLGMAEHISEELIPDMMLPAVGQGALAIETREDDHHLLELLAKLEDAHTRVTTTAERAFLHRLEGGCQVPIAGHATLEGHMLTFEGLVCDVDGTNPVRKRVQGPAEYADKLGLAAAEWILQNGGKEILERLYEEAASE